The Daphnia pulex isolate KAP4 chromosome 3, ASM2113471v1 genome includes a region encoding these proteins:
- the LOC124189765 gene encoding uncharacterized protein LOC124189765 — MMAEFCEGLVYLETLIEEAVATLKVDNGFWKIRAMLSELRKAFDSIQKPNCECLEEQLHFEKKLIYYLREETTESTTIDAVCTWIDIEVSKSKVSLLPALVSAVMLSSFVRSTENEISSLSFFVTFRRWAPLLHRYFTEVDVAACQILIFFIQDFLSSSHQKNTKALLSGILDVLCENEKFFSFITGENRKNGMMYLLTVLSS; from the exons ATGATGGCCGAATTTTGTGAGGGACTAGTTTACTTGGAGACCTTGATTGAAGAAGCAGTAGCTACATTAAAAGTAGACAACGGTTTTTGGAAGATACGAGCAATGTTGTCTGAGTTGCGCAAAGCATTTGATTCCATCCAGAAACCTAATTGTGAATGTCTGGAAGAACAActacattttgaaaagaagttgATTTACTACTTGAGAGAAGAAACCACTGAATCAACAACGATTGATGCAGTCTGCACATGGATTGAT aTTGAAGTTTCCAAATCCAaggtttctcttcttcctgcCTTGGTTTCTGCAGTGATGCTCAGCTCTTTTGTCAGAAGCACGGAGAATG aaatttcctCGCTGAGTTTTTTTGTCACCTTTCGTCGATGGGCACCTTTATTGCATAGATACTTCACTGAAGTAGATGTAGCTGCCTGCCAGATTCTGATCTTTTTCATCCAGGATTTTCTCAGTTCATCCCAtcaaaaaaatactaaag CATTGCTATCTGGAATCCTTGATGTCCTGTGTGAAAAtgagaagtttttttcttttattaccggagaaaacagaaaaaatggcaTGATGTACTTACTGACTGTGTTGTCTTCCTGA